In the genome of Actinomadura graeca, one region contains:
- a CDS encoding SRPBCC domain-containing protein, with translation MHSTRVSRRVRAPRSVVYQALVDADAIAKWRVPSNMSAHVHQFEACEGGVFRISLTYDVPGPTGKSAPRTDTYHGHFAELVPDERVVEVLEFETDDPALRGGMTMTTTLADIDGGTEVVIVHEGIPDAVSSADNEIGTHMALANLAALVES, from the coding sequence ATGCACTCCACGCGGGTTTCTCGCCGTGTGCGCGCACCGCGCTCGGTCGTCTACCAGGCGCTCGTGGACGCGGACGCGATCGCCAAGTGGCGGGTGCCGTCGAACATGAGCGCCCACGTCCACCAGTTCGAGGCGTGCGAAGGGGGAGTGTTCCGGATCTCGCTCACCTACGACGTGCCAGGTCCGACCGGCAAGTCCGCCCCGCGCACCGACACCTATCACGGCCACTTCGCCGAGCTCGTCCCGGACGAACGCGTGGTGGAGGTGCTGGAGTTCGAGACCGATGACCCCGCGCTGCGCGGCGGCATGACGATGACGACCACGCTCGCCGATATCGACGGCGGCACCGAGGTCGTCATCGTCCACGAGGGAATCCCTGATGCGGTCTCCTCCGCCGACAACGAGATCGGCACCCACATGGCTTTGGCCAACCTGGCAGCCCTCGTCGAGTCCTGA